A section of the Pyramidobacter piscolens W5455 genome encodes:
- a CDS encoding CvpA family protein — protein sequence MTLVDGFDLCMLLIVVFFAVKGIFRGFSGEIFSLAGVIGGVYFGFKYADPVDAALRNFFGSLNASVSRMIAIALVFFAVCIVCALIGKLFRALLSMVSLSALDRLCGFLVGGVKGAAIVILVVVALQHAERFLPGVELKDSRTVLLVNTILPDIKNSLDAFFPKQIV from the coding sequence ATGACCCTCGTGGACGGATTCGACCTTTGCATGCTGTTGATCGTGGTCTTTTTTGCCGTGAAGGGGATTTTCCGCGGTTTTTCCGGCGAGATTTTTTCCCTGGCCGGCGTCATCGGCGGCGTTTATTTCGGCTTCAAATATGCCGATCCGGTGGACGCCGCGCTCAGGAATTTTTTCGGCTCGCTCAACGCTTCCGTGAGCCGGATGATCGCGATCGCGCTTGTTTTCTTTGCCGTCTGTATCGTCTGCGCGCTGATCGGCAAGCTTTTCCGCGCGCTGCTGTCGATGGTGTCGCTGTCGGCGCTGGACCGTCTGTGCGGTTTTCTGGTCGGCGGCGTCAAGGGCGCGGCGATCGTGATCCTCGTCGTCGTGGCGCTGCAGCATGCCGAGCGCTTTTTGCCCGGCGTGGAATTGAAAGACAGCCGCACGGTGCTGCTTGTCAACACGATCCTTCCCGACATCAAAAACTCTCTCGACGCTTTTTTCCCCAAACAAATCGTATAG
- the pheT gene encoding phenylalanine--tRNA ligase subunit beta, translating into MLLSINWLKDFIALDAPLEEIAEKLTVTGTEIESIARPCAAVRGVRIAKIVECSQHPTKSGLKVTRLDVGEKEYPLCVTAAPNVKLGDVIPWFAPGSSTVGGVELEYRDFDGFNSAGMMASAKELGVPDLTDVYGILVLPQDAPLGADAGAWLGLDDTVFDMSVTPNRGDLLSVLGAALEIHALFPQCGLHVPEIPKPGYDGEWTLPFEGISLESEGCRAYRLGMADSVRIAPAPLQAGVRLCMAGMRPINNIVDATNYAMLALGQPLHAFDAASLPGRNIGVRAARDGEEIVTLDGKKHRLLPSDLVISSSGTGVALAGVMGGLNSEITEKTEHVLLESANFAAPFVSKTSRRLGIPSEASFRYSRGVDPLLTERAMNYALHLMERWGGVRAFSRSLYAQNGEIRPVRVPLTAEKMKKILVWDDMDGAEAVLKRLGIEKAAGGRDKAEYEVPTRRCDIAIEEDLIEEVGRIRGYDAIEPTIPVLHRAGALSPAMRLQRLLRSVAIGRGYTEAVTLSFISPDSLTRLRYPEAAQCKVVANPISADMSVMRPSLLPGLLNGVGKTVRGGWRDPVRVFEFGRVFVPENGAVREVERIGGVAFSGKEKRALYASSKEDFMLVKGDVEALAQSCNAALTFRRAQRADGHAGQTAEILFDGKVVGYLMCLKPDIAAQLDLDTPLYAFELDVEPFMEARLPRYAKNNAYPPVYRDISMLVAGDVPADRVIADIRAVAGPLLSAVRLFDVYEGQGVPEGFRSMAFSMAYRLSDRTLKDAEVEEEHSGVRSGLEQKGYKLR; encoded by the coding sequence ATGTTGCTCTCCATCAACTGGCTGAAAGATTTCATCGCGCTTGACGCGCCTCTTGAAGAGATCGCCGAGAAGCTGACGGTGACGGGCACCGAGATCGAGTCGATCGCGCGTCCCTGCGCGGCCGTCAGGGGCGTGCGCATCGCCAAAATCGTCGAATGCTCGCAGCACCCGACCAAATCCGGTCTGAAAGTGACTCGCCTCGACGTGGGGGAAAAAGAGTATCCGCTCTGCGTCACCGCGGCGCCGAACGTGAAGCTGGGCGACGTGATTCCCTGGTTCGCGCCCGGCTCGTCCACCGTCGGCGGCGTGGAGCTGGAGTATCGCGATTTCGACGGCTTCAACAGCGCCGGCATGATGGCGTCGGCCAAAGAACTGGGCGTGCCCGATCTGACCGACGTGTACGGCATCCTCGTCCTGCCGCAGGACGCGCCGCTCGGCGCCGATGCCGGCGCGTGGCTGGGGCTGGACGACACGGTCTTCGACATGTCGGTGACGCCGAACCGCGGCGACCTGCTCAGCGTTCTCGGCGCGGCTCTGGAGATTCACGCGCTGTTCCCGCAGTGCGGGCTGCATGTGCCGGAGATTCCCAAGCCCGGCTATGACGGCGAGTGGACGCTGCCGTTCGAAGGGATCTCGCTCGAAAGCGAAGGCTGCCGCGCCTACCGACTCGGCATGGCCGATTCGGTCAGGATCGCGCCGGCGCCGCTTCAGGCCGGCGTGAGACTGTGCATGGCGGGCATGCGCCCCATCAACAACATCGTCGACGCGACCAACTACGCGATGCTGGCCCTTGGCCAGCCGCTGCACGCTTTCGACGCGGCCAGCCTGCCGGGGCGCAACATCGGCGTGCGCGCCGCCCGCGACGGCGAAGAGATCGTCACGCTCGACGGCAAAAAACATCGGCTGCTGCCGTCCGACCTCGTCATCTCCAGCAGCGGCACCGGCGTGGCGCTGGCGGGCGTGATGGGCGGGCTTAACTCCGAAATCACGGAGAAAACCGAGCACGTGCTGTTGGAGAGCGCCAACTTCGCGGCCCCCTTCGTCAGCAAGACGTCGCGCCGCCTCGGCATCCCCAGCGAAGCTTCGTTCCGCTATTCCCGCGGCGTCGATCCACTGCTGACGGAGCGCGCCATGAATTACGCGCTGCATCTGATGGAGCGGTGGGGCGGCGTGCGCGCCTTCTCGCGCAGCCTTTACGCCCAGAACGGCGAGATCCGGCCGGTTCGCGTGCCTCTGACGGCGGAAAAGATGAAGAAGATCCTCGTTTGGGACGACATGGACGGCGCCGAGGCGGTCCTGAAGCGTCTCGGCATCGAAAAAGCGGCCGGCGGTCGGGATAAAGCCGAATACGAAGTGCCGACGCGCCGCTGCGACATCGCCATCGAGGAGGATCTGATCGAGGAAGTCGGCCGCATCCGCGGCTACGACGCGATCGAACCGACGATCCCCGTGCTGCACCGCGCCGGAGCGCTCAGCCCGGCCATGCGGCTGCAGCGTCTGCTCCGTTCCGTGGCGATCGGGCGCGGCTACACGGAGGCGGTGACGCTGAGCTTCATCAGTCCCGACAGCCTGACGCGGCTCCGTTATCCCGAGGCAGCCCAATGCAAGGTCGTGGCCAATCCGATCAGCGCCGACATGTCGGTGATGCGCCCTTCGCTGCTTCCGGGGCTGCTGAACGGCGTCGGCAAAACGGTGCGCGGCGGCTGGCGCGATCCCGTCCGCGTTTTCGAGTTCGGCCGCGTCTTCGTGCCGGAAAACGGCGCTGTCAGGGAAGTGGAGCGAATCGGCGGCGTCGCCTTCAGCGGCAAGGAAAAACGCGCGCTCTACGCCTCCTCGAAAGAGGATTTCATGCTGGTCAAGGGCGACGTGGAAGCTTTGGCCCAAAGCTGCAACGCCGCGCTGACGTTCCGCCGCGCGCAGCGTGCTGACGGACATGCCGGCCAGACGGCCGAGATCCTGTTCGACGGCAAAGTCGTGGGCTATTTGATGTGCCTGAAACCCGACATCGCCGCTCAGCTCGATCTCGACACGCCGCTGTACGCTTTCGAGCTGGACGTGGAACCCTTCATGGAGGCGCGGCTGCCCCGTTATGCCAAAAACAACGCCTATCCGCCGGTCTATCGCGACATTTCCATGCTTGTCGCCGGGGACGTTCCCGCCGACAGGGTGATCGCCGATATCCGCGCGGTCGCCGGCCCGCTGCTGAGCGCGGTGCGCCTTTTCGACGTCTACGAAGGGCAGGGCGTGCCCGAAGGCTTCCGCAGCATGGCCTTTTCGATGGCGTACCGTTTGAGCGACCGCACGCTGAAAGACGCCGAGGTCGAAGAAGAACATAGCGGCGTTCGTTCGGGGCTTGAACAAAAGGGCTACAAACTGAGATAA
- the pheS gene encoding phenylalanine--tRNA ligase subunit alpha, with translation MSSEIALGIEKIRGTIESALKDGATLGSLNDCRIAVFGKKGAMTGLQKMLGKLSPQERPEAGKIINGAKDEFQSKLDEAIEKLERQKLTEMELRDRVDVTQPARGRACGGAHPVVQVTMDVLEVLEGLGFVTVTGPEIETDFFNFEALNIPPHHPARDMQDTFYFGDGRLLRTHTSGMEIHAMLDMGAPLRVACPGRVYRRDNDPTHSPMFHQVEGLVVDKNISVGDLKGCLEAMIHGVFGRKLKARYRASYFPFTEPSMEVDIECFKCGGSDCRCQICKGTGWLEIGGMGMCHPNVLRYGGIDPDVYNGFAWGMGLDRIAMLKYGLTDLRALFDGDVSYLLSGRHE, from the coding sequence ATGAGCAGCGAAATCGCTCTTGGAATAGAAAAAATCCGCGGGACGATCGAAAGCGCGTTGAAAGACGGCGCCACGCTCGGATCGCTGAACGACTGCCGCATCGCGGTATTCGGCAAGAAGGGCGCGATGACGGGCCTGCAGAAGATGCTGGGCAAACTGTCGCCGCAGGAGCGCCCCGAGGCGGGCAAGATCATCAACGGTGCCAAAGACGAATTTCAGTCGAAGCTCGACGAGGCGATCGAAAAGCTCGAGCGTCAGAAACTGACCGAGATGGAACTGCGCGACCGCGTCGACGTCACGCAGCCTGCCCGCGGCCGGGCTTGCGGCGGCGCGCATCCCGTCGTGCAGGTGACGATGGACGTGCTGGAAGTTCTTGAAGGGCTGGGGTTCGTGACCGTAACCGGGCCGGAGATCGAGACGGATTTCTTCAACTTCGAAGCGTTGAACATCCCGCCGCACCACCCGGCCCGCGACATGCAGGACACGTTTTACTTCGGCGACGGGCGGTTGCTGCGCACGCATACTTCCGGCATGGAGATCCACGCCATGCTCGACATGGGCGCGCCGCTGCGCGTGGCCTGCCCCGGACGAGTGTACCGCCGCGACAACGACCCTACGCACTCGCCGATGTTCCATCAGGTCGAAGGTTTGGTCGTCGATAAAAACATCTCCGTCGGCGACCTCAAGGGCTGCCTGGAAGCGATGATCCACGGCGTCTTCGGCAGGAAATTGAAAGCCCGCTACCGCGCCAGCTATTTCCCGTTCACCGAGCCGTCGATGGAAGTCGACATCGAATGCTTCAAGTGCGGCGGTTCCGATTGCCGCTGCCAGATCTGCAAGGGCACCGGCTGGCTCGAGATCGGCGGCATGGGCATGTGCCACCCCAACGTGCTCCGTTACGGCGGCATCGACCCCGACGTGTACAACGGCTTCGCCTGGGGCATGGGGCTCGACCGCATCGCCATGCTCAAATACGGCCTGACGGACCTCCGCGCGCTGTTCGACGGCGACGTTTCCTATCTTCTTTCCGGGAGGCATGAATAA